The following proteins are encoded in a genomic region of Gimesia algae:
- a CDS encoding MATE family efflux transporter, whose product MDSSSLKNQNGFVQPGSLRELANVAIPLVLSCGSLSIMHVMDRIFLSWWSTDAVAAALPAGMIQWAIMSIAMGMATYVNTFVAQYEGAGQKQFVSESVWQGFYLALIWGGILLLGIPLSSTFFHWIGHAPEIQTLEVDYFSILCLGSGPSLISTVLSCFYTGRSKTMVVMWVNLAGVLVNMLLDYLLIFGAGPIPAMGIKGAAIATVLANVATMAFYAAIIFARHEAREYGLLNHYHWNQSLLMRLIRYGFPNGMLFFVDIVGFTLFVVLVGRIGKIELAATTIAFNLNSLAFVPMMGVGTAVMTLVGKRIGEGRPQLAVTTTWKAFIVSILYMSVFAVIYVGLPELLLRPYRPEVMTEEFQQVRQMTFVLLRFAALFSLFDALAVIFGSAIRGAGDTRFCMIYSLITGWTIMVIPTFLIWKYADEKIFGSWTACTAYIGVLGFGYLIRFQAGHWKKMRVIEEHFTDPVIKELDEPVQEALS is encoded by the coding sequence ATGGACTCCTCGTCCCTCAAAAATCAGAATGGCTTTGTGCAACCGGGAAGTTTACGTGAACTGGCGAATGTGGCGATACCCCTGGTGCTGAGCTGTGGTTCGCTGTCCATTATGCATGTCATGGACCGTATCTTCCTGTCCTGGTGGTCAACAGATGCAGTCGCTGCTGCTTTACCTGCTGGCATGATTCAATGGGCCATCATGTCAATTGCGATGGGCATGGCCACATATGTGAATACCTTTGTGGCACAGTATGAAGGTGCGGGCCAGAAGCAATTTGTTTCAGAATCGGTCTGGCAGGGATTTTATCTGGCGTTAATCTGGGGAGGCATTCTGTTACTGGGAATCCCTCTCTCCAGTACTTTTTTTCACTGGATCGGTCATGCGCCGGAAATCCAGACCCTGGAAGTCGATTATTTTTCGATTCTCTGCCTGGGATCAGGTCCCTCATTAATTTCGACCGTACTCTCCTGTTTCTACACAGGTCGCAGCAAAACCATGGTCGTCATGTGGGTGAATCTGGCGGGGGTACTCGTCAATATGCTCCTGGATTACCTGCTGATCTTCGGGGCAGGGCCAATCCCAGCCATGGGAATCAAGGGGGCCGCCATTGCAACCGTACTGGCTAATGTAGCGACAATGGCTTTTTATGCTGCGATCATCTTTGCCAGACATGAAGCCCGGGAGTATGGATTACTCAATCATTACCACTGGAATCAGAGTCTGCTCATGCGATTGATTCGCTATGGATTTCCCAATGGTATGCTGTTTTTCGTCGATATTGTCGGGTTCACGCTGTTTGTGGTTCTGGTCGGACGAATTGGAAAGATTGAACTGGCCGCCACGACGATCGCTTTTAATCTGAACTCACTGGCATTTGTACCTATGATGGGAGTCGGAACGGCCGTGATGACTCTGGTCGGCAAACGCATCGGCGAGGGACGACCACAACTGGCTGTCACGACGACCTGGAAAGCGTTTATTGTTTCGATTTTATATATGTCCGTTTTTGCTGTCATTTATGTGGGGTTACCCGAATTATTACTCAGACCATATCGACCAGAAGTCATGACAGAAGAATTTCAGCAGGTGAGGCAGATGACGTTTGTTCTGCTGCGATTTGCTGCGTTATTTTCATTATTTGATGCGCTGGCCGTGATCTTTGGATCGGCGATTCGCGGAGCCGGCGACACCCGGTTCTGTATGATCTATTCACTGATCACGGGTTGGACCATCATGGTCATTCCGACCTTTCTGATCTGGAAATACGCTGACGAAAAAATATTTGGCAGCTGGACCGCCTGTACTGCCTATATTGGCGTGTTAGGATTTGGTTACCTGATTCGCTTCCAGGCAGGACACTGGAAAAAAATGCGGGTCATTGAAGAGCACTTTACCGATCCGGTAATCAAAGAACTCGATGAACCTGTTCAGGAGGCATTGTCCTGA
- a CDS encoding ABC transporter ATP-binding protein, with protein MNSFTRLIQYVWPYRKRLVVSFFFAIMVAVLWGANLSVTFLVVKVLLQGETLGGYVQDQISETEKTIQDKSRVLKDLSNSIQSQNPIEKSEENKTDTTLTQTDLAAAPVDLLSEHTRQQTKLNSASQKLLVLKWIQTNVISRIPEDQFDTFAIILGVLLITTFIKGIFIFTQDVMVGGVVELVTMAIRKECFRKVLDLDYQSISSEGTASLMSRFTFDMQQLSQGLTLMGGKIVREPLKALACIIFAFLVNWRLTLLSFVFAPLIAIVFYKIGKTLKHASQKMMESMSRIYKTLEESFDSSKVIIAFNGARKHRNRFHHENKEFFKKALRILRIDSLTSPTTEMLGLMAIFIALIPGSYLVLRQKTEIWGIQLSATPMDIATLSMMYALLAGISDPARKMSSVYSKLKKTAAALERIFQIIDRETLVKETNEPQRFPAEVQTVKFNKIDFTYAQRKESTRNNEPILDGVNLEINAGEVVLVVGENGSGKSTLVNLLPRFYDPDKGNIFINEVDIRDIRLKDLRNHIGVVSQETMLFDDSILENIRYGRPNASRLEIESVAKKSHVSQFAEQLPDGLLYNVGEKGHELSGGQRQRIALARAILRNPDILILDEATSAIDSQSEILIHKALREFAPGRTVFIITHSVGQSLLEFANRVVVMDSGKVVATGPHHALVDSCPQYQSLLSAQVRQRSA; from the coding sequence GTGAACAGTTTTACGCGATTAATACAATACGTCTGGCCCTACCGTAAAAGACTGGTCGTTTCCTTCTTCTTTGCGATCATGGTCGCGGTCCTCTGGGGGGCGAATCTTTCCGTCACTTTTCTGGTGGTCAAGGTTCTGCTGCAAGGGGAAACCCTGGGCGGATACGTACAGGACCAGATCAGTGAAACAGAAAAAACCATACAGGATAAATCAAGGGTCCTGAAGGACCTCTCCAATTCGATTCAGTCCCAGAATCCGATTGAGAAATCTGAAGAAAACAAAACTGACACCACACTCACACAAACGGACCTGGCAGCCGCCCCCGTCGATTTGCTCAGTGAGCATACCCGTCAGCAGACCAAGCTGAACTCGGCTTCGCAAAAACTGCTCGTACTCAAGTGGATCCAGACAAACGTCATCAGCCGTATCCCCGAAGATCAGTTTGACACCTTCGCAATCATATTGGGAGTATTGCTGATTACCACTTTCATCAAAGGCATCTTTATCTTCACGCAGGATGTCATGGTGGGCGGGGTCGTAGAACTGGTGACGATGGCCATCCGCAAGGAATGTTTTCGTAAAGTACTTGATCTGGATTATCAGAGCATCTCCTCTGAAGGAACGGCATCGCTGATGTCACGGTTTACTTTCGATATGCAGCAGCTCTCCCAGGGGCTCACCCTGATGGGAGGCAAGATTGTCCGGGAACCGCTCAAGGCGCTGGCATGTATCATTTTTGCCTTCCTGGTCAACTGGAGACTCACGCTGCTCTCGTTTGTGTTCGCACCACTGATTGCGATTGTATTTTACAAAATCGGTAAAACGCTGAAACATGCCAGTCAAAAAATGATGGAAAGCATGTCCCGGATTTATAAAACACTGGAGGAGTCATTCGATAGCTCTAAGGTCATCATCGCATTTAACGGCGCCCGTAAGCACCGCAACCGTTTTCATCATGAGAATAAAGAGTTCTTTAAGAAAGCACTCAGAATTCTCCGCATTGATTCGCTGACCAGCCCTACCACGGAAATGCTGGGACTGATGGCCATCTTTATCGCTTTGATTCCCGGCTCTTATCTGGTGCTGCGTCAAAAGACAGAAATCTGGGGGATTCAGCTCTCCGCAACCCCCATGGATATCGCCACACTTTCGATGATGTACGCCTTGCTGGCCGGGATTTCCGATCCTGCCCGCAAGATGTCCTCAGTCTATTCCAAACTGAAAAAAACAGCCGCTGCCCTGGAACGGATTTTCCAGATCATCGACCGCGAAACACTGGTCAAGGAAACGAATGAACCGCAACGCTTCCCTGCGGAAGTGCAGACCGTCAAATTCAATAAGATTGATTTCACTTACGCGCAGCGTAAAGAATCGACACGTAATAACGAACCGATTCTGGATGGCGTCAACCTCGAAATCAATGCGGGGGAAGTCGTACTCGTTGTGGGCGAAAATGGTTCCGGAAAATCGACACTCGTCAATCTACTCCCCCGTTTTTATGATCCCGACAAAGGTAACATTTTTATCAATGAAGTTGATATCCGGGATATCCGTTTGAAGGATCTGCGAAATCACATCGGGGTGGTCTCCCAGGAAACCATGCTGTTTGATGATTCGATTCTCGAAAACATCCGTTACGGTCGGCCGAATGCATCCCGACTGGAAATCGAATCCGTCGCCAAGAAATCTCATGTATCGCAATTCGCTGAACAGTTGCCAGATGGGCTGCTCTACAATGTGGGAGAAAAAGGTCACGAACTCTCCGGCGGACAGCGACAGCGCATTGCACTCGCACGTGCGATCCTCCGAAATCCGGATATTCTGATTCTCGACGAAGCGACATCCGCCATCGATTCGCAGAGTGAAATCCTGATTCATAAGGCCTTGAGAGAGTTTGCACCCGGCAGAACCGTATTTATCATCACACATTCTGTCGGTCAAAGTCTGCTGGAATTTGCGAACCGAGTCGTTGTCATGGATTCCGGCAAGGTTGTCGCTACCGGACCACATCACGCTCTCGTTGATTCCTGCCCGCAATACCAGAGCCTGCTTAGTGCTCAGGTCCGCCAGCGTTCTGCCTGA
- a CDS encoding alpha/beta hydrolase family protein, producing MLLFFTFILIKVFVPRTTHPAAMRDQLAGGADLSDAKKLNLPAVDHLETNWPHQGVQGDQVFQERQTASSGKVYDLVCPGEKTATGSTQKFKVYLPPNIPENTQVPCVLVPPAGATLLTGMDIELNDVSLDSEHEPYIKAGFAVVTFSIDGYIGDIENTTNDQFAAAHMKFRKSQAGIINCINAFLQAEETVPGIDRDNIFIAGHSSAGTLSLLFAEYFTNAFQDNSHQLKGCLAYAPAVDPRGFFKENLPIFKSIIPDVEEFIRVSAPVNYTEKINCPVFLFHSVGDQVTSYSNTKIFAAQLQKQGIDVKFVSSSGFDHYQTMIDEGIPNGIRWIKERITGQQRPQPRSTPDSTPNTTPKALPDSMVEINKKIREQREASRARIEKMKMRFQNQEFKDKPDPSIPQQRVIFKVTGYNDFYTNAMKSQPAFWAKSIEDKMEISLERLVAGYIKKSVRLDLQNQLLSFKFTGKLPEDLPQLCAQDNMANAVTLDRDPPVIKKINNDPNSSDSSQGLLFKIFSANGIRFDKNNAARIAEIKLKQLDRYIPGSLKINYEDKWVFIRATGDKEINYQVNNILSGVGISIDSTPTRLTPENITKYENYGAATANPSKMSNPASTASPSKPSQKYVILYGVYGGDDAKESVQRSLKGFVWVDQKSIQFNPHKKEISFTNRSPVDMGALERALTRNKFYQLAISQEALPEKPTEPETKEKAAIN from the coding sequence TTGCTGCTCTTTTTCACATTCATCCTGATCAAGGTCTTCGTTCCACGGACCACTCATCCAGCTGCAATGCGCGATCAACTGGCGGGAGGAGCAGATCTAAGTGATGCGAAGAAATTGAATCTCCCTGCCGTTGACCATCTTGAAACAAATTGGCCTCACCAGGGAGTGCAAGGCGATCAGGTGTTTCAGGAACGTCAAACGGCATCCTCGGGCAAAGTGTATGATCTCGTCTGCCCTGGTGAAAAAACGGCTACGGGCAGTACTCAGAAATTCAAGGTTTATCTCCCCCCCAACATTCCTGAGAATACACAGGTCCCCTGCGTTCTGGTTCCTCCGGCAGGGGCAACTCTCTTAACGGGTATGGATATCGAACTGAACGATGTCTCTCTTGATTCGGAACATGAACCCTATATCAAAGCAGGTTTTGCTGTCGTCACATTTTCCATTGATGGATATATTGGCGACATCGAAAATACAACCAACGATCAGTTTGCAGCGGCTCATATGAAGTTTCGTAAAAGCCAGGCTGGAATCATCAATTGTATCAATGCGTTTCTCCAGGCTGAAGAAACGGTCCCGGGTATTGACCGCGATAATATTTTTATCGCAGGACATAGTTCCGCTGGTACACTTTCTTTACTTTTCGCTGAGTACTTCACCAACGCATTTCAAGATAATTCGCATCAACTCAAAGGTTGCCTGGCCTACGCCCCGGCAGTTGATCCGCGGGGGTTTTTCAAGGAAAACCTGCCCATCTTCAAAAGCATCATTCCAGATGTAGAAGAATTTATTCGTGTATCGGCTCCCGTCAATTATACCGAAAAGATTAATTGTCCGGTGTTCTTATTTCACTCAGTCGGCGACCAGGTCACTTCCTATTCGAATACAAAGATATTTGCTGCACAATTACAGAAACAAGGGATCGATGTCAAATTCGTTAGCAGTAGTGGCTTCGACCATTACCAGACAATGATTGACGAAGGAATTCCAAACGGGATCAGGTGGATCAAAGAAAGAATTACCGGACAGCAAAGACCCCAGCCTCGATCGACGCCTGATTCAACACCCAATACGACCCCGAAGGCGTTACCTGATTCCATGGTAGAGATCAATAAAAAAATCAGAGAACAAAGAGAGGCATCTCGCGCCAGAATCGAAAAAATGAAAATGCGATTTCAGAATCAGGAATTTAAGGACAAACCTGATCCCAGTATTCCTCAACAGAGGGTCATCTTTAAAGTCACAGGATATAACGATTTTTATACAAATGCGATGAAGAGCCAACCTGCTTTCTGGGCGAAATCCATTGAAGATAAAATGGAGATCAGTTTAGAACGACTTGTAGCGGGATATATCAAGAAATCAGTTCGACTCGATCTGCAGAATCAGTTACTCAGCTTCAAGTTTACCGGTAAACTTCCTGAAGACTTGCCGCAGCTCTGCGCACAAGACAACATGGCCAATGCAGTCACCCTGGATCGAGATCCGCCCGTCATCAAAAAAATAAACAATGACCCAAATTCGTCCGACAGCAGCCAGGGGCTATTGTTCAAAATCTTTTCCGCAAACGGCATTAGATTTGATAAAAATAATGCTGCCCGGATTGCAGAGATCAAATTGAAGCAACTGGATCGCTATATTCCTGGCTCACTAAAAATCAATTATGAAGATAAATGGGTCTTTATCAGAGCCACTGGTGACAAAGAAATTAACTATCAGGTGAATAACATTTTATCGGGTGTGGGGATTTCTATCGACTCAACGCCGACTCGTCTCACTCCCGAAAATATAACGAAATACGAGAATTACGGCGCAGCGACAGCGAATCCTTCCAAGATGTCAAACCCAGCGTCAACAGCAAGTCCAAGTAAGCCCAGTCAGAAATATGTCATACTCTACGGAGTTTACGGCGGTGATGACGCTAAAGAATCTGTGCAGCGCAGCCTGAAGGGATTTGTGTGGGTCGATCAGAAATCGATCCAGTTCAATCCTCATAAGAAAGAAATCTCGTTCACGAACAGAAGCCCCGTTGACATGGGGGCGCTGGAGCGTGCTTTGACAAGAAATAAATTCTATCAACTTGCAATCTCACAGGAAGCGCTGCCTGAAAAACCAACCGAGCCTGAGACAAAAGAAAAAGCCGCAATCAATTAG
- a CDS encoding [protein-PII] uridylyltransferase family protein, translated as MNKPVLYSNAAKLLDQQVPASDPEVQQILAGIGFTDQERALTRVREMCTSEGIRKELTLILPTLLQALTDAATPDGSLINFERFINSVSEPEIMLNFLTHNPRAVEILVRLFVGSQFLTEILLKNPDYLERLTRYNRIAEFKSQQQFYSEAMAAARQEAKSTAEIFDILRRFQRWELLRIGACDTFGLMDLKNITVQLSLLADGLVQTCLTILSEELKLPLDDFAVLAFGKLGGEELNYSSDIDLVFIAGDNSTQYWQLGQRLIKSLMESTSEGFLYRVDMRLRPWGRSGALVTTVDAYVDYFARHGRLWEKQAMLKARVIAGNQNLGIDFFRRIEPQIFNCDPEEVRKNVLEMKQRIEAELKKKGKDWGEVKSGKGSIRDVEFTTQYLQMANGAKHPSIRSINTLDGLVRLVDHGLIQADEYRHLTSGYVFFRKIEHALQLMHYNQEHRMPTDERELAYLARRLDFQEGQQLVQYYEQHRKAVRNIFKKYISASHSDSGLHETQSEQESNPIGMMAASYTKVFSEQEIEKHSQMARKLSETNNVELQTEKIPENQVRLTMVGFDQTGDLSLICGLLFVYGFDIQQGHLFTNQKVKPAASSQSRAPKPSEKSKSARKFVIVLEVKASDAAIQPSVWISYKNDLTELLHKVETGKIEEAVGELAKRVAAALHDLPQASQMLYPVEIELDNDTDTRYTILRIQSEDTIGFLYELTNALSMSGIDIARMVIDSEGTKVSDVLYVTDDKGEKISAEAQQQGLRAAIVLIKHFTHLLPRSPNPEAALLHFREFLEHLFKQPNWVEEISSLERTSVLSALARLLGVSDFLWEDFLRLQHSNLFPVVANVEELKNRISFAELKAELARELAEATSAEDQQERLNAFKDRAMLRTDMRHILGHISEFGQFSDELTDVAEVIVQGAYAICDLQLRERYGVPQLETEDPCRISICALGKCGGRELGFASDIELMFIYEGSGQTTGPELITNNEFYLKLVEKFSKMIKARSEGIFQIDLRLRPYGQAGSLAVSAEAFQSYFSHEGAAWPYERQALVKLRPIAADEEFGNQIVRMRDSIIYGGKPFDVAAMLAMREKQIQQLVKGGTINAKLGDGGLVDCEYLIQGLQITYGHRNPGLRTTNTLEGIDSLKELGLVSPDDYVKLRNAYIFLRRLIDALRMVRGNAKDLTVPPQDQEEFEFLARRLGYGPHTEKLQKEISMTMDGVRDLSRLLAPIKAMTIRTNG; from the coding sequence ATGAATAAACCCGTGCTCTACTCCAACGCAGCGAAACTACTGGACCAGCAGGTTCCAGCCTCAGATCCGGAAGTACAACAGATACTGGCTGGAATTGGATTTACAGATCAGGAACGCGCGTTAACCCGTGTTCGCGAGATGTGTACCTCTGAAGGCATCCGCAAAGAACTGACTTTAATCCTGCCGACACTCTTGCAGGCTTTGACAGATGCAGCCACTCCCGATGGATCACTGATCAACTTTGAACGCTTCATCAACAGTGTTTCTGAACCAGAGATCATGCTTAATTTTCTCACCCACAATCCCCGCGCCGTTGAAATTCTGGTCAGGTTGTTTGTGGGCAGCCAGTTTCTCACTGAGATCCTGCTGAAAAACCCGGACTACCTGGAACGGCTGACCCGTTATAACCGGATTGCCGAATTTAAAAGCCAGCAGCAGTTTTATTCGGAGGCAATGGCGGCAGCGCGACAGGAAGCGAAATCGACAGCAGAAATATTTGATATCTTGCGCCGGTTCCAGCGGTGGGAACTTCTGCGCATCGGTGCCTGTGACACATTTGGCCTGATGGACCTGAAAAACATTACCGTTCAGCTTTCACTGCTGGCGGATGGACTGGTCCAGACCTGTTTGACGATTCTCTCTGAAGAATTGAAGCTTCCTCTCGATGACTTTGCCGTACTGGCGTTCGGGAAACTGGGAGGGGAAGAGTTAAATTACAGTTCGGATATTGACCTTGTCTTTATCGCAGGTGACAACTCAACACAGTACTGGCAACTCGGGCAACGATTGATCAAGTCCCTGATGGAATCCACCTCAGAAGGTTTTTTATATCGTGTTGACATGCGACTGCGCCCCTGGGGCCGATCGGGAGCATTAGTCACGACGGTGGATGCTTACGTCGATTATTTTGCCAGGCATGGTCGCCTGTGGGAAAAGCAGGCGATGCTCAAAGCGCGTGTGATCGCCGGTAACCAGAATCTGGGAATTGATTTCTTTCGACGGATTGAACCGCAGATTTTCAACTGCGATCCGGAAGAAGTGCGTAAAAACGTTCTGGAAATGAAACAACGAATTGAAGCGGAATTGAAAAAGAAAGGCAAAGACTGGGGAGAAGTCAAATCGGGAAAAGGCTCCATTCGTGATGTGGAATTTACCACTCAATACCTGCAGATGGCAAATGGCGCCAAGCATCCTTCGATTCGGAGTATCAATACACTCGATGGACTGGTCAGGCTGGTCGACCATGGCCTGATTCAGGCAGACGAATATCGGCACCTGACCAGTGGTTATGTCTTTTTCCGTAAAATTGAGCACGCGCTGCAGTTAATGCATTATAACCAGGAACATCGTATGCCAACCGATGAGCGGGAACTGGCATATCTGGCACGCAGACTCGATTTTCAGGAAGGCCAACAGCTGGTTCAATATTACGAACAACATCGGAAAGCAGTACGAAATATCTTCAAAAAGTACATCTCTGCTTCCCACTCAGATTCCGGTCTGCACGAGACTCAGTCTGAGCAGGAGAGTAATCCGATCGGCATGATGGCGGCATCCTACACGAAAGTTTTCAGTGAGCAGGAAATCGAAAAACACAGCCAGATGGCCCGCAAACTGAGCGAAACCAATAATGTGGAACTGCAAACAGAAAAAATTCCGGAAAACCAGGTGCGCCTCACGATGGTGGGCTTCGATCAGACCGGGGATCTGTCCCTGATCTGTGGGCTGCTGTTTGTGTATGGATTTGATATCCAGCAAGGTCACCTGTTTACCAATCAGAAGGTCAAACCTGCTGCATCCTCTCAAAGTCGTGCTCCCAAACCGAGTGAGAAGTCAAAAAGTGCACGCAAATTTGTCATCGTGCTCGAAGTCAAAGCATCTGACGCAGCCATCCAGCCTTCTGTCTGGATCAGCTATAAAAATGATCTGACAGAACTGCTGCATAAGGTAGAAACCGGAAAAATTGAGGAGGCGGTCGGAGAACTGGCAAAGCGGGTCGCGGCGGCTTTGCACGATTTGCCTCAAGCCAGCCAGATGCTGTATCCGGTCGAAATTGAACTGGATAACGATACTGACACACGCTACACAATCTTAAGGATTCAATCGGAAGACACGATCGGCTTCCTCTATGAACTGACAAATGCGTTGTCCATGAGTGGCATCGATATCGCCAGAATGGTCATTGATTCCGAAGGAACCAAAGTCAGTGATGTGCTCTATGTCACTGATGACAAAGGGGAAAAAATCAGTGCCGAAGCACAACAACAGGGATTGCGGGCTGCCATCGTACTCATCAAACATTTTACCCATCTGCTGCCCCGCTCGCCTAATCCGGAAGCGGCATTACTGCATTTCCGTGAATTCCTGGAGCATTTGTTTAAGCAACCAAACTGGGTAGAAGAAATTTCATCGCTCGAACGTACCAGCGTGCTCAGCGCACTGGCCCGGCTGCTGGGCGTGAGTGATTTCCTCTGGGAAGACTTCCTGCGGTTGCAGCACTCGAACCTCTTCCCGGTAGTCGCTAACGTGGAAGAGTTAAAAAATCGTATTTCCTTTGCAGAGTTAAAAGCAGAACTCGCAAGGGAACTGGCAGAGGCAACTTCAGCAGAGGATCAGCAGGAACGCCTGAACGCTTTCAAAGACCGGGCCATGTTACGCACTGATATGCGACATATCCTGGGTCATATTTCTGAATTTGGACAGTTTTCAGATGAACTGACTGATGTCGCTGAAGTCATCGTCCAGGGTGCCTATGCCATCTGTGATCTGCAGTTACGGGAACGGTATGGCGTTCCTCAACTGGAGACCGAAGACCCTTGTCGAATTTCTATTTGTGCGCTGGGTAAATGTGGCGGTCGTGAACTGGGCTTCGCCTCGGATATCGAGCTGATGTTTATCTATGAAGGCTCCGGCCAGACAACCGGCCCCGAATTGATCACGAACAACGAGTTCTATCTGAAACTGGTTGAGAAATTCAGCAAGATGATCAAAGCCAGAAGCGAAGGCATTTTTCAGATCGACCTCCGACTGCGACCTTATGGGCAGGCAGGCAGCCTGGCCGTTTCAGCCGAAGCATTCCAGAGTTACTTTTCTCACGAGGGAGCAGCCTGGCCTTACGAAAGACAGGCACTGGTGAAATTGCGCCCCATCGCAGCCGATGAAGAATTCGGAAACCAGATTGTCCGCATGAGGGATTCCATCATCTATGGCGGGAAACCATTTGATGTCGCTGCCATGCTGGCTATGCGCGAGAAACAGATTCAGCAACTCGTCAAGGGGGGCACGATCAATGCGAAACTCGGAGACGGAGGACTCGTTGATTGTGAATATCTGATCCAGGGTCTGCAGATCACTTATGGTCACCGGAATCCAGGATTACGAACCACGAACACACTCGAAGGGATTGACTCACTCAAAGAACTGGGATTAGTCAGTCCTGATGATTACGTGAAACTCCGAAATGCCTATATATTCCTCCGCAGACTCATCGATGCACTTCGAATGGTGCGAGGTAACGCCAAGGATTTAACTGTACCGCCTCAAGATCAGGAAGAGTTCGAGTTCCTTGCCAGACGCCTGGGCTATGGTCCACATACCGAGAAGCTTCAGAAAGAAATTTCCATGACCATGGATGGTGTTCGTGACTTAAGTCGCCTGTTGGCCCCTATTAAAGCCATGACCATTCGAACCAATGGCTGA
- a CDS encoding sulfatase family protein: MKSFSKWSGYLFTIFLCLSHFSELVQAESAACRPNIVLILSDDQAWNDYSFMGHEMIETPALDKLACESAVFRRGYVPVSLCRPSLMTAITGLYPHQHKITGNDPPKGMDRRKLLKHIKSVDCLPEMLGKIGYKSFQSGKWWEGNPNLAGFTAGMTHGDPKRGGRHGDLGLKIGREGLKPVFDFIDECGQDPFFLWYAPFLPHTPHNPPQRLLDKYRQYGIPIELAKYYAMCEWFDETCGQLLNHLDEKCLSQNTIVVYVTDNGWIQDVPENEQKRRQKKGRFLYAPKSKRSPYDGGIRTPIMIRWPCHIAPADYNTLVSSIDIAPTLLNAVGLKPTESMQGINLMDVMCRCGYTDRDAIFGDIYEHDMIDIDDPASSLKYRWCIQGDWKAIFPSSRLMGESPELYYIKGDPFEQNNLISEYPEHARYLLKLTDQWWDAGSQ, translated from the coding sequence GTGAAGTCATTTTCTAAGTGGTCCGGGTATCTGTTTACGATTTTTTTATGTCTCAGTCACTTTTCGGAACTGGTCCAGGCTGAATCTGCAGCATGTCGTCCTAATATTGTACTTATTCTGTCCGATGATCAGGCTTGGAATGACTATAGTTTTATGGGACACGAGATGATCGAGACACCAGCTTTGGATAAGCTCGCTTGTGAGAGTGCTGTTTTCAGAAGAGGCTATGTCCCCGTCAGTCTCTGCCGCCCCAGTCTGATGACAGCGATAACTGGTTTGTACCCCCATCAGCATAAGATTACCGGCAACGATCCTCCTAAAGGAATGGACCGTCGGAAACTGCTGAAACATATCAAAAGCGTAGATTGTCTTCCCGAGATGCTGGGCAAGATCGGGTATAAAAGTTTTCAATCAGGCAAATGGTGGGAAGGCAACCCGAATCTGGCTGGCTTTACTGCAGGGATGACACACGGAGACCCGAAACGAGGAGGTCGCCATGGGGATCTGGGATTGAAAATCGGCCGGGAAGGATTAAAGCCAGTATTCGATTTCATAGATGAATGCGGACAAGATCCGTTTTTTCTTTGGTATGCACCCTTTCTGCCTCATACGCCTCACAATCCTCCACAGCGTTTACTGGATAAATACCGCCAGTACGGAATTCCGATTGAATTGGCAAAATACTATGCAATGTGCGAATGGTTTGACGAAACCTGTGGTCAACTGTTGAATCACCTGGATGAAAAATGCCTATCTCAGAATACGATTGTGGTCTATGTCACTGATAATGGCTGGATTCAGGATGTTCCTGAAAATGAGCAGAAACGCCGACAAAAGAAGGGCCGTTTTCTATATGCGCCCAAATCCAAGCGGAGTCCTTATGATGGGGGAATACGCACGCCCATTATGATTCGCTGGCCATGTCACATTGCTCCGGCTGATTACAACACACTGGTCAGTAGTATTGATATTGCTCCCACGCTGCTCAACGCCGTTGGTTTGAAACCGACTGAATCGATGCAGGGCATTAATTTAATGGATGTCATGTGTCGGTGTGGGTATACCGACCGGGATGCCATTTTTGGTGATATCTATGAGCATGATATGATCGACATAGATGATCCCGCCTCCAGTTTGAAATATCGCTGGTGCATCCAAGGGGACTGGAAGGCGATTTTTCCCAGTTCACGACTCATGGGGGAATCACCGGAGTTGTATTACATCAAAGGCGATCCCTTCGAGCAGAACAATCTGATTTCCGAATACCCGGAACACGCCAGATATTTGCTGAAGCTGACAGACCAGTGGTGGGATGCTGGCTCTCAGTAA